In Nostoc sp. KVJ3, one DNA window encodes the following:
- a CDS encoding glycosyltransferase translates to MSIKTLSIMTHAIYTAQQLQLKSIARLKQIYSEIACTVEVSDKRCKDSWISAIAEYQASKVQKLALTAPDEQAAAQAELDSYIADQAQVVAPEPLTIVEISFDHHEYYADDKLVASISYDDNHLTQRWVVMVNDKEVFRANTLMRCDRFIQWHHSMKSEVLSRKSEVEKLSEDKVEILKLEDTTKLPPTSDLRLPTSENLIMAHIFNECQNYGFEILDDGIYNNNGVKLGQVGCTDGNWWVKRRYSGQQQYSNSVYDAGRALTFGAPKGVTAAGWAYFSRTVEQLADSRVSIRKQLGIPHDSLVFGLLGSIVLTQRFQYCYGYELVKAFQKTNPKNVIILVVGDGSGLSYLKQLAGQDLGKQIFLPGNVPYEQVLDYMAAMDVASLPQSVDAVGSFRYTTKLSEYVAARLPVVTSQIPMAYDIGGDWVWRLPGAKPWEDSYVNALAVLMETITLEEISIKKKAIPIQLSDFDQEQQVVRVTDFITEIMKMELIS, encoded by the coding sequence ATGTCCATTAAGACTTTATCAATTATGACTCACGCCATTTACACAGCACAACAGCTGCAACTGAAATCTATTGCGCGACTCAAGCAAATCTACAGCGAAATCGCCTGCACAGTCGAAGTAAGCGACAAACGCTGCAAGGATTCTTGGATTAGTGCAATCGCTGAATATCAGGCAAGCAAGGTTCAGAAACTCGCCCTCACTGCCCCCGACGAACAAGCCGCAGCCCAAGCCGAACTCGACAGCTACATTGCTGACCAAGCCCAAGTTGTTGCTCCCGAACCCCTCACAATAGTCGAAATCTCGTTTGACCATCACGAATATTATGCTGATGACAAACTGGTAGCCAGCATCAGCTATGACGACAACCATTTAACGCAACGCTGGGTAGTCATGGTCAACGACAAAGAAGTATTTCGTGCCAACACTCTAATGCGTTGCGATCGCTTCATCCAATGGCATCATTCAATGAAGTCGGAAGTATTAAGTCGGAAGTCCGAAGTGGAAAAACTGTCTGAAGATAAAGTTGAAATCTTAAAGCTGGAAGACACAACTAAATTACCTCCGACTTCCGACCTCCGACTTCCGACTTCTGAGAACCTAATCATGGCGCATATCTTCAACGAGTGCCAGAATTACGGCTTTGAAATTCTCGATGATGGCATTTACAACAACAACGGCGTGAAACTGGGGCAAGTCGGATGCACTGACGGGAACTGGTGGGTAAAGAGGCGTTATTCAGGTCAGCAGCAGTATTCTAACTCGGTATATGATGCAGGTCGAGCGCTAACGTTTGGAGCGCCCAAAGGAGTAACTGCTGCGGGTTGGGCTTATTTTTCTCGTACTGTTGAACAATTGGCTGATAGTCGAGTGAGCATTCGTAAGCAACTAGGAATTCCTCATGATTCCCTTGTATTTGGGTTACTAGGGTCAATAGTGTTGACTCAGCGATTTCAATACTGCTACGGTTATGAATTAGTCAAAGCCTTCCAGAAAACCAACCCCAAAAACGTCATCATCTTAGTAGTGGGGGATGGAAGTGGCCTTTCTTATTTAAAGCAGTTGGCAGGTCAGGATCTGGGGAAACAAATTTTTCTGCCAGGTAATGTTCCTTATGAGCAAGTGCTGGACTACATGGCAGCTATGGATGTAGCTAGTTTACCTCAGAGTGTGGATGCAGTTGGTAGCTTTCGCTATACAACAAAGCTGAGTGAGTATGTAGCAGCAAGATTACCAGTAGTTACAAGTCAAATTCCTATGGCATATGATATTGGTGGAGATTGGGTTTGGAGGCTCCCTGGGGCTAAACCGTGGGAGGATTCTTATGTTAATGCCCTAGCTGTTTTAATGGAAACTATTACATTGGAAGAAATCAGCATCAAGAAAAAAGCCATACCAATTCAGCTATCAGATTTCGATCAAGAACAACAAGTGGTTCGGGTAACAGATTTTATCACCGAAATCATGAAGATGGAATTAATCTCATGA
- a CDS encoding glycosyltransferase family 1 protein, with product MSHLNPQITFIVPRLPPAVDGVGDYALNLAKQMRQDFGLVTDFIIGDPNWSGQAFVDGFAVKQVADCSRAALLELLPRDQHPTTPVLLHYVGYGYARRGCPIWLVEGLECWRKALTNGHLVTMFHELYAFGPIWTSQFWTSPLQRNLAARLVRLSDRCLTSKQGYAEIINKLGQGKHSTIPALPVFSNIGEPQHLTSLLERSRRLVVFGGRGPRSRVYQNSQLALQRTCLELKIDEILDIGPTLDFEIYPINGIPVICMGVKSAQDISNLLLNSVVGFFNYHTEYLTKSTIFAAYCAHGLLPIGMSYKGKEVDGLKAGKHYWLGDKYLHTMNLSAGQIVADNAYTWYQQHQLSVQAHTFMKFYNK from the coding sequence ATGAGTCATCTAAATCCTCAAATCACTTTTATTGTTCCCCGTCTACCTCCTGCGGTGGACGGAGTTGGAGATTATGCTTTAAATTTAGCCAAGCAAATGCGTCAGGATTTTGGCTTGGTAACTGATTTTATCATTGGAGACCCAAATTGGTCTGGTCAAGCTTTTGTAGACGGCTTTGCAGTTAAGCAGGTGGCAGATTGCTCTAGAGCGGCTTTGTTAGAATTACTACCTCGTGACCAGCACCCAACAACACCAGTACTTTTGCATTATGTGGGTTATGGTTATGCTCGCCGAGGCTGTCCGATTTGGTTGGTAGAAGGCTTGGAGTGTTGGCGAAAAGCTTTGACTAACGGACATTTGGTGACAATGTTTCACGAACTCTATGCCTTTGGCCCAATTTGGACAAGTCAGTTTTGGACATCGCCACTGCAAAGAAATTTAGCTGCACGTCTGGTGCGGTTGAGCGATCGCTGCCTTACCAGCAAGCAAGGATATGCTGAGATTATTAATAAATTAGGTCAAGGAAAACACTCTACGATTCCAGCTTTACCAGTTTTTTCTAATATAGGTGAACCACAACATCTAACCTCTTTATTAGAACGTTCTCGACGCTTGGTAGTATTTGGTGGTCGGGGACCTCGTTCTCGTGTTTATCAGAATTCGCAATTAGCGTTGCAGCGGACTTGTCTGGAATTGAAAATTGATGAAATTTTAGATATTGGTCCTACTTTAGATTTTGAAATTTATCCAATAAATGGTATTCCTGTCATTTGTATGGGAGTTAAATCAGCTCAGGACATCAGCAACTTATTATTAAATTCTGTTGTAGGTTTTTTTAATTACCATACAGAATACCTGACAAAGTCCACAATTTTCGCGGCTTACTGCGCTCATGGATTACTGCCTATAGGTATGTCCTATAAAGGAAAAGAAGTAGATGGTCTCAAAGCAGGGAAACACTACTGGTTAGGGGACAAGTATCTACACACGATGAACCTATCAGCAGGACAGATAGTTGCAGATAACGCTTATACTTGGTATCAACAGCACCAGCTATCAGTCCAAGCTCATACTTTTATGAAGTTCTACAATAAATAA
- a CDS encoding SWIM zinc finger family protein — translation MAKFSRTWWGDRFIQALEAFTDDNRLKRGRSYASGGKVKSFEIDLNKITAKVRGSVNPYFGVYKEPTYNIEIQITPIAKTRWNEAIQKLSSKASIISRLLLNEVPENIEDTFSHLGLHLLPHSSKDFKTKCSCPDYANPCKHIAGVYYLVASQLDNNPWLLFELRGLSKAELQAKLADSPLGKALSEELNTKEIPLELSNSLYTKLEKQSLNQMPNAREFWLGTKRLPQTIEVATPGSICAILIKKQGDFPDFWHNDASFIETMEQLYQRVKTKNHQF, via the coding sequence ATGGCTAAATTTAGTCGAACTTGGTGGGGCGATCGCTTTATTCAAGCACTAGAAGCTTTTACAGATGATAACCGACTCAAAAGAGGACGGTCTTATGCTAGCGGTGGTAAAGTCAAAAGTTTTGAGATTGACTTAAATAAAATTACTGCCAAAGTCAGAGGCTCAGTTAATCCCTATTTTGGAGTTTACAAAGAACCAACTTATAATATAGAGATTCAGATTACACCTATTGCTAAAACACGTTGGAATGAAGCTATCCAAAAGCTTTCTTCTAAAGCCAGTATCATTTCTCGATTGCTGCTAAATGAAGTCCCAGAAAATATTGAAGATACTTTCTCTCATTTGGGACTACATTTATTGCCCCATAGTAGTAAGGATTTCAAAACTAAATGCTCTTGCCCAGATTATGCTAATCCCTGTAAGCACATTGCTGGAGTTTACTATTTAGTGGCTTCTCAATTAGATAATAATCCCTGGTTATTATTTGAATTACGGGGATTATCGAAAGCAGAACTTCAAGCCAAATTAGCTGATTCTCCTTTGGGAAAAGCTCTCTCTGAGGAATTGAATACTAAGGAAATTCCTTTAGAACTTTCTAATTCGCTGTACACTAAGCTAGAAAAGCAATCTCTTAACCAAATGCCAAATGCCAGAGAATTTTGGTTAGGTACAAAGCGATTACCACAAACTATTGAAGTGGCGACTCCAGGTAGTATCTGTGCAATTTTGATTAAGAAACAAGGGGATTTTCCTGATTTCTGGCACAATGATGCTTCCTTTATTGAAACAATGGAACAACTGTATCAGCGAGTCAAAACCAAAAATCATCAGTTCTGA